From a single Thermothielavioides terrestris NRRL 8126 chromosome 1, complete sequence genomic region:
- a CDS encoding glycosyltransferase family 2 protein (CAZy_ID 269859) has protein sequence MAYHGRGDGYEGHPMQDLPTHHGQHDDDAQAALLNQNQGYDQDRLGAHTPPVRPVSAYSLTESYAPGATTTRAGIGVSPTPPPPGHGEYAGAPGYYQPQFSADPSYRMSSVDSDESWLRRQQPNAAPSGGLKRYATRKVKLVQGSVLSIDYPVPSAIRNAVQPRYRDEEGNNEEFFKMRYTAATCDPNDFTLKNGYDLRPRMYNRHTELLIAITYYNEDKVLLARTLHGVMLNIRDIVNLKKSSFWNRGGPAWQKIVVCLVFDGIEKADKNVLDVLATIGVYQDGVIKKDVDGKETVAHIFEYTTQLSVTPNQQLIRPVDDSPSTLPPVQFIFCLKQKNSKKINSHRWLFNAFGRILNPEVCILIDAGTKPGPKSLLALWEGFYNDKDLGGACGEIHAMLGKGGKKLLNPLVAVQNFEYKISNILDKPLESAFGYVSVLPGAFSAYRFRAIMGRPLEQYFHGDHTLSKILGKKGIEGMNIFKKNMFLAEDRILCFELVAKAGQKWHLSYIKAAKGETDVPEGAPEFISQRRRWLNGSFAASLYSLMHFGRMYKSGHNIVRMFFFHIQLIYNVLNVIFTWFSLSSYWLTTSVIMDLVGTPVPASNTSSEHHAWPFGDSATPFINAVLQYIYLAFVILQFILALGNRPKGSKWTYIVSYIVFAVIQGYIIVLSTYLVAQAFRTPLEDQIKLDSASDALKSLFGGTGAAGVILVALITIYGLYFLASFLYLDPWHMFHSFPYYMLLMSTYINILMVYAFNNWHDVSWGTKGSDKNDALPSAQVTKGEKDEVVVEEIEKPQEDIDQMFEQTVRRALAPFKEEEKHEPKDLEDSYKSFRTMLVVSWLFSNCLLAVVITSDNFNSFGIGQTATARTAWFFKFLLFATAALSIVRFIGFLWFLGRTGIMCCFARR, from the exons ATGGCTTACCACGGCCGGGGAGATGGCTATGAGGGCCATCCGATGCAGGATCTCCCAACGCATCACGGCCAG CACGACGACGATGCCCAAGCCGCACTTCTCAACCAGAACCAAGGGTACGACCAGGATCGCCTGGGCGCGCACACTCCGCCGGTCCGCCCCGTCTCGGCTTACAGTCTGACCGAGTCGTACGCCCCGGGTGCTACCACAACAAGGGCAGGAATCGGTGTCAGCccgactcctcctcctcccggccACGGCGAATATGCCGGTGCCCCGGGCTACTACCAGCCGCAGTTCTCGGCCGATCCGTCCTACAGGATGTCCTCCGTCGATTCAGACGAGAGCTGGCTGCGGCGACAGCAGCCCAACGCGGCGCCCAGCGGCGGCCTCAAGCGCTACGCGACGAGAAAGGTCAAGCTTGTCCAGGGCTCCGTCCTGAGCATCGACTATCCCGTCCCCAGCGCCATCAGGAACGCCGTGCAGCCGCGGTACCGCGACGAGGAGGGAAACAACGAGGAGTTCTTCAAGATGCGCTACACGGCTGCCACGTGCGATCCTAACGACTTCACTCTTAAGAACGGTTACGATCTGCGCCCCCGCATGTACAACCGGCATACCGAACTCCTCATCGCCATCACCTACTACAACGAAGACAAGGTCTTGCTGGCGAGAACGCTGCACGGCGTCATGCTGAACATCCGGGATATCGTGAACCTGAAGAAGTCGTCCTTCTGGAACCGTGGCGGGCCGGCCTGGCAGAAGATTGTCGTGTGCCTGGTGTTCGACGGTATCGAGAAGGCCGACAAGAACGTGCTCGACGTGCTGGCCACCATTGGCGTGTACCAGGACGGCGTGATCAAGAAGGACGTCGACGGAAAGGAGACGGTTGCCCACATCTTCGAGTACACGACCCAGCTCTCCGTCACCCCGAACCAGCAGCTCATCCGGCCGGTGGATGACAGCCCGTCGACGCTGCCCCCCGTGCAGTTCATTTTCTGCCTCAAGCAGAAGAACAGCAAGAAGATCAACTCGCATCGCTGGCTGTTCAATGCCTTCGGTCGTATCCTGAACCCCGAGGTCTGCATCCTGATCGATGCCGGCACCAAGCCGGGCCCCAAGTCTCTGCTCGCCCTGTGGGAGGGCTTCTACAACGACAaggacctcggcggcgcctgcggTGAGATCCATGCTATGCTAGGAAAAGGCGGCAAGAAGCTGCTTAACCCGCTGGTCGCCGTCCAGAATTTTGAGTACAAGATCTCCAACATTCTCGACAAGCCGCTCGAGAGCGCGTTCGGCTACGTTAGTGTCCTGCCCGGCGCTTTCTCGGCGTACCGCTTCCGAGCGATTATGGGTCGGCCTCTGGAGCAGTACTTCCACGGTGACCACACGCTGTCCAAGATCCTGGGCAAGAAGGGTATCGAGGGCATGAACATCTTCAAGAAGAACATGTTCTTGGCCGAGGACCGTATTCTCTGCTTCGAGCTGGTCGCCAAAGCGGGCCAGAAGTGGCATCTGAGCTACATCAAGGCCGCCAAGGGCGAGACGGATGTGCCGGAAGGCGCCCCCGAGTTCATCAGCCAGCGTCGTCGTTGGCTGAACGGTTCGTTCGCCGCCAGCTTGTACTCGCTCATGCACTTCGGGCGCATGTACAAGAGCGGCCACAACATTGTGCGCATGTTCTTCTTCCACATCCAGCTCATCTACAACGTCCTGAACGTCATCTTCACCTGGTTCTCGCTGTCCTCGTACTGGCTGACGACGAGCGTCATCATGGACCTCGTCGGCACGCCGGTGCCCGCCTCGAATACCTCGTCGGAACACCACGCCTGGCCGTTTGGTGACTCGGCGACGCCCTTCATCAACGCGGTCCTCCAGTACATCTACCTGGCGTTCGTCATCCTGCAGTTCATCCTGGCGCTGGGCAACCGGCCGAAGGGTTCAAAGTGGACCTACATCGTGTCGTACATCGTCTTCGCGGTCATCCAGGGCTACATCATCGTGCTTTCCACCTACCTCGTGGCACAAGCGTTCAGGACGCCGCTGGAGGACCAGATCAAGCTGGACTCGGCCTCGGACGCGCTCAAGTCTCTGttcggcggcaccggcgcggcgggtgtCATCCTGGTGGCGCTGATCACCATCTACGGTCTCTACTTCCTCGCCTCGTTCCTGTACCTCGACCCGTGGCACATGTTCCACTCGTTCCCGTACTACATGCTGCTCATGTCGACGTACATCAACATCCTGATGGTGTACGCGTTCAACAACTGGCACGACGTGTCGTGGGGCACCAAGGGCTCGGACAAGAACGAcgcgctgccgtcggcgcaGGTCACCAAGGGCGAGAAGGACGAGGTCGTGGTGGAGGAGATCGAGAAGCCGCAGGAGGATATCGACCAGATGTTCGAGCAGACGGTGCGCCGCGCGCTCGCGCCGttcaaggaggaggagaagcacGAGCCCAAGGACCTCGAGGACTCGTACAAGTCCTTCCGCACCATGCTCGTCGTCTCGTGGCTCTTCTCCAACTGCTTGCTTGCTGTTGTCATTACCAGCGACAACTTCAACTCGTTCGGCATCGGG CAAACCGCCACCGCACGCACGGCTTGGTTCTTCAAGTTCCTGCTGTttgccaccgccgccctgtCCATCGTCCGCTTCATCGGCTTCCTGTGGTTCCTCGGCCGCACCGGCATCATGTGCTGCTTCGCCCGGCGCTAA